The sequence below is a genomic window from Acidobacteriota bacterium.
CAAGCGCGGCGACGGCGACCGCCGCGGCGCGCGTGGTGACCGCCCGCGTCAACAGGACGAGGCCGACGATCGCAAGAATCGCAAGCGGGAAATAGAGCAGAAGCCCCTTGTTCGGCCCGACGAGGAGCCGCCAGGCTCCGTCGAGGAACGGGTGTGCGAATTTCTGGTCCCCGTAGGACGAGAACGGCTTTCCGAAACGCACGAACTCGAACGCGAGCATCGCGGCGAGGGGCGCCGCGGCGCCCGCCGCCGCCGCGGCCACGAGCCGGAGCCGCGCGCGTGACGGAGGCCAGACGGCCGGGACGAGCGGCAGGAGGGCCAGCGGCGCGAACACGAGGTTCACGGATTTCGTGAGGACGAGCCAGCCCGCGAAAAAGCCGGCGGCCGCGGCCCGGCGCGTGGCTGCTCCGGCACCGTCCTCGGCCGCCCGCACCGCGAACAGGAACGCGAAGACGAGACAGGCCGCCTGGAGCGGCTCGGAGAACCCGTAAGCCGTGTAAGCCCACAGCGGCGATCCGAGAGCCGTCCCGAAGACGGCGAGCCCCTGGCCGAACGCGCCGGCGCCGAGCGCCGCGGCGAGCAGTCCGGCGCCCGCCGCGGCCGCCGTCACCAGAAGCACTTCGAGGAACACGAACAGGGTCTGCGAGGTGCGGGCCCCGAACGCCGCTTCCCAGGGCCGCGCAAGGGCGGCGAAGGGGGCCTCCACGAGCGGAAGGCCCATGCCGTAGGGCGCCACGGCGTCGCCTCCGGCCCGCGCGATGCTGAAGTGCTGGTTGCGGGAGATTCCGATCTCTCCCGTCGTCGCAATCGAGATCGCCGTGTAGAGCATCTGCTGCTCGTCGCTCACGGTCCCGAACGTCCGTTCCTCGGCCGTCGCCGCGAGCAGAAGGAACGCCGCCGCGACGCAGGCGGCGAGGCTGCGGCTCACCGCCGGTCCTCGCCCCCGTGGGCCGGCGGCGCCGGACGAGATGCGCCCGCGAGCGCTCGGCGCACTGCGGCGGCCGGGTCGGTCTCGACGGCGAAATAATCGGCGCCCTCGCGGGCGAATCCCTCGTCCGCGATCCTGCGCGTCGCCGCGAGAAGAGGGTCGAAGAAGCCGGAGCGGTTGTAGAGGACGATCGGGCGTGCGTGGTGCCCGAGCTGCCGCCAGGTCACGATCTCGAAGAACTCGTCGAGCGTGCCGTATCCGCCGGGCAGCGCGAGGAAGCCGTCCGCCATGTCGGCCATGAGCGCCTTGCGCTCGTGCATCGTGTTCACGACCTCGAGGCGCGTGAGGCCGCCGTGCGCGACCTCCTTCGCGAAGAGGCCGGCGGGAATCACGCCGTAGGCGATGCCGCCCTCCTCGAGCACCGCGTCCGCGAGGACGCCCATCAGCCCGACGCGCCCGCCGCCGAACACGAGCCCGGCGCCCGCGCGGACGATCTCGCGGCCCACCGCCGCCGCCTCGTCGGCGTACGCCGTCGAGACGCCGGCGCGCGCTCCGCAGAACACGGCGAGCATGGGGCGGTCGAAGGGCGGGGCCATCCCCCGGATGATGCCCGATCCCGCGCCGCCTGCTAAGGTCCGCCCGTGGAATCGCCCGATCGGCTCGATCCCGCCCGCGCCGCCCTCAGGGCCGCCCTCCTCCGCCACGTTCCGGCCGACGGCCGCGAAGCGGGCGATCGTGCGGCGATCCTCGCGCTCGTCGAGACGGAGCCCGGCTGTTTCGCGCGGAAGACGTTCGCGCCGGGACACGTCACGGGCAGCGGGTTCATCGTCCATCCCCCGTCGCGGCGCGTTCTCCTGCATCACCACCGGCGGCTCGACGCATGGCTGCAGATGGGCGGCCACGACGAGGGCG
It includes:
- a CDS encoding TIGR00730 family Rossman fold protein, which codes for MLAVFCGARAGVSTAYADEAAAVGREIVRAGAGLVFGGGRVGLMGVLADAVLEEGGIAYGVIPAGLFAKEVAHGGLTRLEVVNTMHERKALMADMADGFLALPGGYGTLDEFFEIVTWRQLGHHARPIVLYNRSGFFDPLLAATRRIADEGFAREGADYFAVETDPAAAVRRALAGASRPAPPAHGGEDRR